Proteins encoded in a region of the Ralstonia pseudosolanacearum genome:
- the htpX gene encoding zinc metalloprotease HtpX, producing the protein MFNWIKTFMLMAAITALFIVIGGMIGGRSGMMLALLFALGMNFFSYWFSDKMVLRMYNAQEVSETTAPQFYRMVQELAARAGLPMPRVYLIDEAQPNAFATGRNPEHAAVAATTGILNILSERELRGVMAHELAHVQHRDILISTLSATMAGAISALANFAVFFGGRDEEGRPVNPIAGIAVAILAPLAASLIQMAISRAREFEADRGGAVISGDPQALASALDKIHRFAAGIPFAAAEAHPATAQMMIMNPLHGGGLANLFSTHPATEERVARLMHMAQTGTYPA; encoded by the coding sequence ATGTTCAACTGGATCAAGACCTTCATGCTGATGGCAGCGATCACCGCGCTGTTCATCGTCATCGGCGGCATGATCGGCGGACGCAGCGGGATGATGCTGGCGCTGCTGTTCGCGCTGGGCATGAATTTCTTCTCGTACTGGTTCTCCGACAAGATGGTCCTGCGCATGTACAACGCGCAGGAAGTCAGCGAGACCACCGCGCCGCAGTTCTACCGCATGGTGCAGGAGCTGGCGGCGCGCGCCGGCCTGCCGATGCCGCGCGTCTACCTGATCGACGAGGCCCAGCCCAACGCCTTTGCCACCGGCCGCAACCCGGAGCATGCGGCGGTCGCGGCCACCACCGGCATCCTCAACATCCTGAGCGAGCGCGAGCTGCGCGGCGTGATGGCGCACGAGCTGGCGCACGTGCAGCACCGCGACATCCTGATCTCCACCCTCTCGGCCACCATGGCCGGCGCGATCTCGGCGCTGGCCAACTTCGCGGTGTTCTTCGGCGGGCGCGATGAGGAAGGCCGGCCGGTCAACCCGATCGCCGGGATTGCCGTGGCGATCCTCGCGCCGCTGGCGGCATCGCTGATCCAGATGGCGATCTCCCGCGCGCGCGAGTTCGAAGCCGACCGCGGCGGCGCGGTCATCAGCGGCGACCCGCAGGCGCTGGCGTCGGCGCTGGACAAGATCCATCGCTTTGCCGCCGGCATTCCGTTCGCCGCGGCGGAGGCGCACCCGGCCACCGCGCAGATGATGATCATGAACCCGCTGCACGGCGGCGGCCTGGCCAACCTGTTCAGCACGCACCCGGCCACCGAGGAGCGCGTCGCGCGCCTGATGCACATGGCGCAGACGGGGACCTATCCGGCCTGA
- a CDS encoding LysE family translocator, with product MSTLGIINLPVFMLAVLLLNMTPGPDTAYIVGRSVSQGRAAGLMSSLGVSAGCCVHVLAVAFGLTALLAASAVAFTVIKAIGAAYLIYLGGRMLLAPAGLDDAPVAEAVATARRPLRALFMQGFLTNVLNPKVVLFFLSFFPQFVDPGARHKAAAFLVLGAVFIAMSTAWNSLVAWVAASVTRRVAGKPGIKRWLDRVVGTAFIGLGARLAFTTR from the coding sequence ATGAGTACGCTGGGCATCATCAACCTGCCGGTCTTCATGCTGGCCGTGCTCCTGCTCAACATGACGCCCGGGCCGGACACCGCCTACATCGTCGGGCGCAGTGTGTCGCAGGGGCGCGCGGCGGGGCTGATGTCGAGCCTGGGGGTGTCGGCGGGGTGCTGCGTGCACGTGCTGGCGGTGGCCTTCGGGCTGACGGCGCTGCTGGCCGCGTCGGCCGTGGCGTTCACGGTGATCAAGGCGATCGGCGCGGCGTATCTGATCTATCTGGGCGGCCGCATGCTGCTGGCGCCGGCCGGACTCGACGACGCGCCCGTGGCGGAAGCGGTCGCCACTGCCCGCCGTCCGCTGCGTGCGCTGTTCATGCAGGGGTTCCTGACCAATGTGCTGAATCCGAAGGTGGTGCTGTTCTTCCTGTCGTTCTTCCCGCAGTTCGTCGATCCGGGCGCGCGCCACAAGGCGGCGGCGTTTCTGGTGCTGGGGGCGGTGTTCATCGCGATGTCGACGGCATGGAACAGCCTGGTCGCCTGGGTGGCGGCCAGCGTCACGCGCCGGGTGGCGGGCAAGCCGGGCATCAAGCGCTGGCTCGACCGCGTTGTCGGGACGGCGTTCATCGGGCTGGGGGCGCGGCTGGCGTTCACGACCCGGTGA
- the fmt gene encoding methionyl-tRNA formyltransferase: protein MTSTLRVAFAGTPEFAQIALAAIHQAGLPVVAVLSQPDRPAGRGLHLQASPVKQYAVSHGLGPILQPPSLRRTGKSPQEAAAAIDALSTQQPDVMVVAAYGLILPQEVLDLPRFGCINIHGSLLPRWRGAAPIHRAIEAGDAETGITLMQMDAGLDTGDMIAMEHVPIGLTDTTGTLHDTLAALGGRMVVEALARLAQDGSLPATPQPAEGITYAEKIAKEEAALDWSRQSAALLRQVHAFNPFPGASAELDGVTIKFWQAEALPDRPADAQPGTVLAADADGVVIACGAGALRVTQLQKPGGKRLPAREFLQGLPIRSGQRFASRA from the coding sequence ATGACTTCCACGCTACGCGTTGCGTTCGCCGGCACGCCCGAGTTCGCGCAGATCGCCCTGGCGGCGATCCACCAGGCCGGCCTTCCCGTCGTCGCCGTGCTGAGCCAGCCGGACCGCCCGGCCGGGCGCGGCCTGCATCTGCAGGCCAGCCCGGTCAAGCAGTACGCCGTGTCCCATGGGCTGGGGCCGATCCTGCAGCCGCCGTCGCTGCGGCGCACCGGCAAGTCTCCGCAGGAGGCGGCCGCGGCGATCGACGCGCTGTCCACCCAGCAGCCGGACGTGATGGTGGTGGCGGCCTACGGGCTGATCCTGCCGCAGGAGGTGCTGGACCTGCCGCGCTTCGGCTGCATCAATATCCATGGCTCGCTGCTGCCGCGCTGGCGAGGCGCCGCACCGATCCACCGCGCAATCGAGGCCGGTGACGCCGAGACCGGCATCACGCTGATGCAGATGGACGCGGGCCTGGACACGGGCGACATGATCGCCATGGAGCACGTGCCGATCGGCCTGACCGACACCACCGGCACGTTGCACGACACGCTGGCGGCGCTCGGCGGCCGCATGGTGGTGGAGGCGCTCGCCAGGCTGGCGCAGGACGGCAGCCTGCCCGCCACGCCGCAGCCGGCGGAGGGCATCACCTATGCCGAGAAGATCGCCAAGGAGGAGGCGGCGCTGGACTGGTCGCGGCAGTCGGCCGCGCTGCTGCGGCAGGTCCATGCCTTCAACCCGTTTCCTGGCGCGTCGGCCGAACTGGACGGGGTGACCATCAAGTTCTGGCAGGCCGAGGCCCTGCCCGACCGGCCCGCCGACGCGCAGCCCGGCACCGTGCTCGCGGCCGATGCCGATGGCGTGGTGATCGCCTGTGGCGCCGGTGCGCTGCGTGTGACACAGTTGCAGAAGCCGGGCGGCAAGCGCCTGCCCGCGCGCGAATTCCTGCAGGGTTTGCCGATCCGGTCGGGTCAGCGCTTCGCTTCGCGCGCCTGA
- a CDS encoding ArnT family glycosyltransferase: MTLSESDGGAASRRLPLRLVRHWRWAIMLMVAAYFIAGTFWRAPWKADEPYSFGIVLNIIERGDWIVPNVAFEPFVEKPPLMYWSGALAALAVPELPPHEAVRLAVLFWMGLTCLAVWRTARLLRAEARDWRMRIGAQLARGPAPTLAERRVAGLDAGSTVLRDYALGALLLFVGCIGLTEHIHKFIADVPQLAGTALALYGLVRYAKACEAGGADGVEVMRPALWFGTGLGVAFLGKGVLVPGLFALTVVVAMALLPDFRSRQAWRFYLVSLLAASPWLLIWPVLFWRASPDLFIEWFWINNIGRFFGFTHLGGEKSSLEVTVRSILLTGTPAVWPALGVLGVSLWKLARQRGRGARAAWLLPYQGHLVVALFVLATLAVVLRSAVLRDVYLMPLQPALALLGAPMLLLMPPAWRARIWGALVALFAAMALVVWGVWAALVSSSGAWLPGWLAKALGRVLPLPYDMLVHPVAVLAAVGMTVLWAVCMWLRPARSGVVAWAAGIGLVWGLLGTLLMPWIDDARSYRPLFQAIKPVLESAQVCVATRGMGESERALMHYETGVRPVKWLLGHSGTGDEHRPNPAARTCDQMLVLEKRPEHSRRPHGDDWELVWRGSRPGDTNETFSLFQRRSTSVAEALPAPEPVVPLTDTQHRGRP; the protein is encoded by the coding sequence ATGACGCTGTCCGAATCCGACGGCGGTGCCGCTTCGCGCCGTCTGCCGCTGCGGCTGGTACGCCACTGGCGCTGGGCCATCATGCTGATGGTGGCCGCTTACTTCATTGCCGGCACCTTCTGGCGTGCGCCGTGGAAGGCCGATGAGCCGTACTCGTTCGGCATCGTGCTCAACATCATCGAGCGCGGTGACTGGATCGTGCCCAATGTGGCATTCGAGCCCTTCGTCGAGAAGCCGCCGCTGATGTATTGGAGCGGCGCACTGGCCGCGCTGGCGGTGCCCGAGCTGCCGCCGCACGAGGCCGTGCGGCTGGCCGTGCTGTTCTGGATGGGGCTGACTTGCCTGGCGGTCTGGCGGACCGCCCGCCTGCTGCGCGCCGAAGCCCGCGACTGGCGCATGCGGATCGGCGCGCAACTGGCGCGGGGGCCCGCGCCGACGCTGGCCGAGCGCCGGGTGGCCGGCCTGGATGCCGGCAGCACCGTGCTGCGCGACTATGCGCTTGGCGCCCTGCTGCTGTTCGTGGGCTGTATCGGGCTGACGGAGCACATCCACAAGTTCATCGCTGATGTGCCGCAACTGGCCGGCACCGCGCTCGCGCTGTACGGTCTGGTGCGCTATGCCAAAGCCTGCGAGGCGGGCGGCGCGGATGGCGTGGAGGTGATGCGGCCGGCGCTGTGGTTCGGCACCGGCCTGGGCGTGGCCTTCCTCGGCAAGGGCGTGCTGGTGCCGGGGCTGTTCGCGCTGACGGTCGTGGTGGCGATGGCGCTGCTGCCCGACTTCCGCAGCCGGCAGGCGTGGCGCTTCTATCTGGTGTCGCTGCTGGCGGCCTCGCCGTGGCTGCTGATCTGGCCGGTGCTCTTCTGGCGCGCGTCGCCGGACCTCTTTATCGAGTGGTTCTGGATCAACAATATCGGCCGCTTCTTCGGCTTCACCCATCTGGGCGGCGAGAAGAGCTCGCTGGAGGTCACGGTCCGATCGATCCTCCTGACCGGCACGCCGGCGGTCTGGCCGGCGCTGGGCGTGCTGGGCGTGTCGCTGTGGAAGCTGGCGCGCCAGCGCGGACGCGGCGCGCGCGCGGCATGGCTGCTGCCGTACCAGGGGCACCTGGTGGTGGCGCTGTTCGTGCTGGCGACGCTGGCCGTGGTGCTGCGCTCGGCGGTGCTGCGCGATGTCTATCTGATGCCGCTGCAACCGGCGCTCGCGCTGCTGGGCGCGCCCATGCTGCTGCTGATGCCGCCGGCATGGCGCGCGCGCATCTGGGGCGCGCTGGTTGCGCTGTTTGCGGCGATGGCGCTGGTGGTCTGGGGCGTGTGGGCGGCGCTGGTGAGCAGCAGCGGCGCGTGGCTGCCGGGCTGGCTGGCCAAGGCGCTTGGCCGGGTGCTGCCGTTGCCGTACGACATGCTGGTGCATCCCGTGGCCGTGCTGGCGGCGGTGGGCATGACGGTGCTGTGGGCGGTGTGCATGTGGCTGCGCCCGGCGCGTTCGGGCGTGGTGGCGTGGGCGGCCGGCATCGGCCTGGTCTGGGGGCTGCTGGGCACCCTGTTGATGCCGTGGATCGACGATGCGCGCAGCTACCGTCCGCTGTTCCAGGCCATCAAGCCGGTGCTGGAGTCGGCGCAGGTCTGCGTGGCCACGCGCGGCATGGGCGAGAGCGAGCGCGCACTGATGCATTACGAGACCGGCGTGCGTCCGGTCAAGTGGCTGCTCGGCCATAGCGGCACCGGCGATGAGCACCGGCCCAACCCGGCGGCGCGCACCTGCGACCAGATGCTCGTGCTCGAAAAGCGGCCGGAGCACAGCCGCCGCCCGCATGGCGACGACTGGGAACTGGTGTGGCGCGGCAGCCGTCCGGGCGACACCAATGAAACCTTTTCGCTGTTCCAGCGGCGCAGCACCAGTGTGGCGGAGGCCCTGCCCGCGCCCGAACCGGTCGTGCCGCTGACCGATACGCAGCACCGCGGTCGCCCATAA
- the def gene encoding peptide deformylase: MALLNILQYPDPRLHKVAKPVAVVDDRIRKLVADMAETMYDAPGIGLAATQVDVHERVITIDISESRDELRVFINPEIVWASDARKVWDEGCLSVPDIYDKVERPDRVRVRALNEKGESFELETDGLLAVCIQHEMDHLMGKVFVEYLSPLKQNRIKIKLKKHQFERAR, encoded by the coding sequence ATGGCCCTACTGAATATCCTGCAATACCCCGATCCGCGGCTGCACAAAGTCGCCAAGCCGGTGGCCGTCGTGGACGACCGCATCCGCAAGCTGGTGGCCGATATGGCCGAGACGATGTATGACGCGCCCGGCATCGGCCTGGCCGCCACGCAGGTCGACGTGCACGAGCGGGTGATCACGATCGACATATCGGAATCGCGCGACGAGCTGCGCGTCTTCATCAACCCGGAGATCGTCTGGGCGAGCGATGCGCGCAAGGTCTGGGACGAAGGTTGCCTGTCGGTGCCCGACATCTACGACAAGGTGGAGCGGCCGGACCGTGTGCGCGTGCGTGCGCTCAACGAGAAGGGCGAATCCTTCGAGCTGGAAACCGACGGGCTGCTGGCGGTTTGCATCCAGCACGAGATGGATCATCTGATGGGCAAGGTGTTCGTCGAGTACCTGTCGCCGCTCAAGCAGAACCGCATCAAGATCAAGCTCAAGAAGCACCAGTTCGAGCGCGCGCGCTGA
- a CDS encoding LysM peptidoglycan-binding domain-containing protein, protein MLSKPAMKPRQSYVCALSAVAAAALFCAGATHAAEQTVSPAQQAQATAAAQAGIPESALSPKAPTQYTVRRGDTLWAISGKYLKQPWRWPELWGMNRQQIRNPHLIYPGQILYLHHANGRAWLSSSPASAEGSTVRLSPHTRVAGQDGDAISSIPASVIEPFLTQPIVVDEATLATPARIFELPEARVYMGKGENAYARGLPDGEAGQPGTVWQAYRPVKPLKDPVTGTVLGYEADFLGTLRVVRAATGPQAVSKMEVLSSKEEMGVGTHLMPVPAREPVHYSPHAPEGEIRGAIAKVTGGVQFGGSDQVVVLNIGSANGLEPGHVLALSRAGKVVNDTTAGNERVQLPEERYGLAFVFRVFEHVAYALVTDASNTVEVGDAAISPTTQP, encoded by the coding sequence ATGCTGTCCAAGCCCGCCATGAAACCGCGCCAGTCTTACGTTTGCGCCCTCTCAGCGGTTGCCGCGGCAGCACTGTTCTGCGCGGGCGCCACGCACGCCGCCGAGCAGACTGTCTCGCCGGCACAACAGGCGCAGGCCACGGCGGCCGCGCAGGCCGGAATCCCCGAATCCGCCCTCTCGCCCAAAGCGCCCACGCAATACACCGTGCGCCGCGGCGACACGCTGTGGGCCATCTCCGGCAAGTACCTCAAGCAACCGTGGCGCTGGCCCGAGCTGTGGGGCATGAACCGCCAGCAGATCCGCAACCCGCACCTGATCTATCCGGGCCAGATCCTGTACCTGCACCATGCCAACGGCCGCGCCTGGCTGTCGAGCTCGCCGGCCTCCGCCGAGGGCAGCACGGTGCGCCTGTCGCCGCACACGCGCGTGGCCGGCCAGGACGGCGACGCCATCTCCAGCATTCCCGCTTCGGTCATCGAACCGTTCCTGACCCAGCCGATCGTGGTGGATGAAGCAACGCTGGCCACGCCGGCACGCATCTTCGAACTGCCGGAGGCGCGCGTCTATATGGGCAAGGGCGAAAACGCCTACGCCCGCGGCCTGCCCGACGGCGAAGCCGGCCAGCCCGGCACCGTGTGGCAGGCATATCGCCCGGTCAAGCCGCTCAAGGATCCGGTCACCGGTACCGTGCTCGGCTACGAAGCCGACTTCCTCGGTACCCTGCGCGTGGTGCGCGCGGCCACCGGCCCGCAAGCCGTCTCCAAGATGGAAGTGCTGTCGTCCAAGGAAGAGATGGGTGTCGGCACCCACCTGATGCCGGTGCCGGCGCGCGAACCGGTGCACTACTCCCCGCATGCGCCGGAAGGCGAAATCCGCGGCGCGATCGCCAAGGTCACCGGCGGGGTGCAGTTCGGCGGGTCCGACCAGGTGGTCGTGCTGAACATCGGCAGCGCCAACGGGCTCGAGCCGGGCCATGTACTGGCGCTGTCGCGCGCGGGCAAGGTGGTCAACGACACGACCGCGGGCAACGAGCGCGTGCAGCTGCCCGAGGAGCGTTATGGCCTGGCCTTTGTGTTCCGCGTGTTCGAGCACGTGGCCTATGCGCTGGTGACGGATGCGTCGAACACGGTGGAAGTGGGCGATGCAGCCATCAGCCCGACGACACAGCCCTGA
- the dprA gene encoding DNA-processing protein DprA, producing the protein MIDASQVAAPAATAPADSLDATRDPAELAAWLRLTETPGIGPVAARQLLAAFGLPQDIFRQSYAALAKVLPERQARALLAEPDEALAALIERTAAWAAEPGNAIFTLADRGYPPRLLELPDPPTLLYAKGDVSLLRAAAVGVVGARSATAQGLENARAFAQALSAANVTIISGLALGIDAAAHDGALTGPGNTIAVVGTGLDMVYPARNRALAHRIAEAGLILSEYPLGMGARAENFPRRNRLIAGLARGLLVVEAAAQSGSLITARLAAEQGRDVFAIPGSIHSPLAKGCHLLIKQGAKLVETAADILEELGWSRTPAPATRTPRTAAQASAPASAPAARPAATAAETALLDALGFDPVDLDTLCERTCQTAASLSAQLLALELAGHIERQPGGRFLRLP; encoded by the coding sequence TTGATCGATGCCTCACAGGTCGCGGCGCCCGCCGCGACCGCTCCCGCCGATTCCCTCGACGCCACGCGCGACCCCGCCGAGCTGGCCGCCTGGCTGCGGCTGACGGAAACGCCAGGCATCGGCCCCGTCGCCGCACGGCAACTGCTGGCCGCCTTCGGGCTGCCCCAGGACATCTTCCGTCAATCCTATGCGGCACTCGCCAAGGTGCTGCCTGAACGACAAGCGCGCGCGCTGCTGGCCGAGCCGGACGAAGCGCTCGCCGCGCTGATCGAGCGGACCGCCGCCTGGGCCGCCGAACCGGGCAATGCCATCTTCACGCTGGCCGACCGTGGCTACCCGCCGCGGCTGCTGGAACTCCCCGATCCGCCGACGCTGCTGTATGCCAAGGGCGATGTCTCGCTGCTGCGGGCTGCGGCGGTGGGCGTGGTCGGCGCGCGCAGCGCCACCGCGCAGGGCCTGGAGAACGCCCGTGCCTTCGCGCAGGCGCTGTCCGCCGCCAACGTGACGATCATCTCGGGGCTGGCGCTGGGCATCGATGCCGCCGCGCACGACGGCGCGCTGACCGGGCCCGGCAACACCATCGCGGTGGTCGGCACGGGGCTGGACATGGTCTACCCTGCCCGGAACCGGGCCCTGGCACACCGCATCGCCGAGGCCGGGCTGATCCTGTCGGAGTACCCGCTCGGCATGGGCGCACGGGCCGAGAACTTCCCGCGCCGCAACCGGCTGATCGCCGGGCTCGCGCGCGGACTGCTGGTGGTGGAGGCGGCCGCGCAATCCGGTTCGCTGATCACCGCCCGGCTGGCCGCCGAGCAGGGGCGCGATGTATTCGCCATTCCCGGCTCGATCCATTCGCCGCTGGCCAAGGGCTGCCACCTGCTGATTAAGCAGGGCGCCAAACTGGTCGAGACGGCGGCCGACATCCTGGAAGAACTGGGCTGGAGCCGCACACCGGCGCCAGCGACACGGACACCGCGTACGGCCGCCCAGGCTTCGGCCCCCGCATCCGCCCCGGCCGCACGTCCGGCGGCAACAGCGGCGGAAACCGCGTTGCTCGATGCGCTCGGCTTCGACCCAGTCGACCTCGACACCCTGTGCGAACGCACCTGCCAGACCGCGGCCAGCCTGTCGGCACAACTGCTGGCGCTGGAACTGGCAGGCCACATCGAGCGCCAGCCGGGCGGACGCTTTCTGCGACTGCCGTAG
- a CDS encoding thioredoxin family protein: MPLLSPDTDADALHARIRAGDLLIACLCAEWCGTCRSYRATFADLAARYPQHCFVWVDVEDHADALGDLDVENFPTLLLQRGRENGRVLFFGPVLPHAGVVEGLLSRDLASAQAVPVAPDLRGWLLHAA, translated from the coding sequence ATGCCGCTGCTCTCCCCCGACACCGACGCCGACGCACTGCACGCCCGCATCCGCGCGGGCGACCTGCTGATCGCCTGCCTGTGCGCGGAGTGGTGCGGCACCTGCCGCAGCTACCGCGCCACCTTTGCAGACCTGGCTGCGCGCTATCCGCAGCACTGCTTCGTGTGGGTGGATGTCGAAGACCACGCCGACGCGCTGGGCGATCTCGACGTCGAGAACTTCCCGACGCTGCTGCTCCAGCGCGGCCGGGAGAACGGCCGGGTGTTGTTTTTCGGTCCGGTGCTGCCGCACGCGGGCGTGGTCGAGGGACTGCTGTCGCGCGACCTGGCGTCGGCCCAAGCGGTGCCCGTGGCGCCGGATTTGCGTGGCTGGTTATTGCACGCGGCTTGA
- a CDS encoding DNA topoisomerase III: protein MSKALIIAEKPSVAADIARALGGFTKHDEYYESDDHVLSSAVGHLVEIAAPDEYEVKRGKWSFAHLPVIPPHFDLRPIAKSESRLKVLTRLIKRKDVTSLINACDAGREGELIFRLIAQHANTKLPIQRLWLQSMTPQAIRDGFAQLRSDNEMLPLADAARCRSEADWLVGINGTRAMTAFNSKGGGFFLTTVGRVQTPTLSIVVEREEKIKRFVPRDYWEVRAEFIAAAGLYEGRWFDPKFKKSEFDPEQRESRLWSEAEALSIVAACRDKPGTVTEESKPSTQMSPALFDLTSLQREANGRFGFSAKNTLGLAQALYEKHKVLTYPRTDSRALPEDYLGTVRQTLDMLADSSHNYLPHAKKILASQWVKPNKRIFDNSKISDHFAIIPTLQAPKNLSEPEQKLYDLVVRRFLAVFFPAAEYLVTTRVTEMAGHHFKTEGKVLVNAGWLVVYGRESQGKDDKESGNLVPVAKDEKVKTDKVEPVSLTTKPPARYNEATLLSAMEGAGKLVDDDALREAMAGKGLGTPATRAAIIEGLLTEKYLLREGRELIPTAKAFQLMTLLRGLGVEELTQAELTGEWEHKLAQIERGRLARDEFMREIAQMTQQIVKRAKEYDSDTIPGDYATLSTPCPQCGHVVKENYRRFACSHCDFSISKIPGGRQFELEEVEELLINKTIGPLQGFRSKMGRPFAAILKLAQEDGHWKMEFDFGQNDGDEDGEPVDFSGQESVGHCPKCSGNVYEHGLKYVCENAVAQPKTCDFTTGKIILQQEISREQLHKLLAEGKTDLLTGFKSARTGRVFKAFLVKQPDGKIGFEFEPRGEGKAAAKKTTTAAKKTAAAKAPAKTATKTAAKKSTAAAKKTPARKKAAAEADEESTSET from the coding sequence ATGTCCAAGGCTCTGATCATTGCCGAAAAACCGTCGGTCGCCGCCGATATTGCGCGCGCGCTGGGTGGCTTCACCAAGCACGACGAGTACTACGAAAGCGACGACCACGTCCTTTCGTCGGCGGTCGGCCACCTGGTCGAAATCGCGGCCCCCGATGAATACGAAGTCAAGCGCGGCAAATGGAGCTTCGCGCACCTGCCGGTGATCCCGCCGCACTTCGACCTGCGCCCGATCGCCAAGTCGGAATCGCGGCTGAAGGTGCTGACCCGGCTGATCAAGCGCAAGGACGTCACCAGCCTCATCAACGCCTGCGACGCGGGGCGCGAGGGCGAATTGATCTTCCGCCTGATCGCGCAGCACGCCAACACCAAGCTGCCGATCCAGCGGCTGTGGCTGCAGTCGATGACGCCGCAGGCCATCCGCGACGGCTTTGCCCAACTGCGCAGCGACAACGAGATGCTGCCGCTGGCCGACGCCGCCCGCTGCCGCTCCGAGGCCGACTGGCTGGTCGGCATCAATGGCACGCGCGCCATGACCGCCTTCAACAGCAAGGGCGGCGGCTTCTTCCTGACCACCGTGGGCCGCGTGCAGACGCCGACGCTGTCGATCGTGGTCGAGCGCGAAGAGAAGATCAAACGCTTCGTCCCGCGCGACTACTGGGAAGTGCGCGCCGAGTTCATCGCCGCGGCCGGCCTGTACGAGGGCCGCTGGTTCGACCCGAAGTTCAAGAAGAGCGAGTTCGACCCCGAGCAGCGCGAATCGCGGCTGTGGAGCGAGGCCGAAGCCCTGAGCATTGTCGCCGCATGCCGCGACAAGCCGGGCACGGTCACCGAAGAGTCGAAGCCGTCGACGCAGATGTCGCCGGCGCTCTTCGACCTGACCAGCCTGCAGCGCGAGGCCAACGGCCGCTTCGGCTTCTCGGCCAAGAACACGCTGGGCCTGGCACAGGCACTGTATGAAAAGCACAAGGTCCTGACCTACCCGCGGACGGATTCGCGCGCGCTGCCCGAAGACTACCTGGGCACGGTGCGCCAGACGCTGGACATGCTGGCCGACAGCTCGCACAACTATCTGCCGCACGCGAAGAAGATCCTCGCCAGCCAGTGGGTCAAGCCCAACAAGCGGATCTTCGACAACAGCAAGATCAGCGATCACTTCGCCATCATCCCCACGCTGCAGGCGCCGAAGAACCTGTCGGAGCCCGAGCAGAAGCTGTACGACCTGGTGGTGCGCCGCTTCCTCGCGGTGTTCTTCCCGGCAGCCGAATACCTGGTCACCACACGCGTGACCGAGATGGCGGGCCATCACTTCAAGACCGAAGGCAAGGTCCTCGTGAACGCGGGCTGGCTGGTGGTCTACGGCCGCGAATCGCAAGGCAAGGACGACAAGGAAAGCGGCAACCTGGTGCCGGTGGCCAAGGACGAGAAGGTCAAGACCGACAAGGTCGAGCCGGTCAGCCTGACCACCAAGCCGCCCGCGCGCTACAACGAAGCGACGCTGCTGTCGGCCATGGAAGGCGCCGGCAAGCTGGTCGATGACGACGCGCTGCGCGAAGCCATGGCCGGCAAGGGCCTGGGCACGCCGGCCACGCGCGCCGCCATCATCGAAGGGCTGCTGACCGAGAAATACCTGCTGCGCGAAGGCCGCGAGCTGATCCCCACCGCCAAGGCGTTCCAGCTGATGACGCTGCTGCGTGGCCTGGGCGTGGAAGAACTGACGCAGGCCGAACTGACCGGCGAGTGGGAGCACAAGCTCGCCCAGATCGAGCGCGGCCGCCTGGCGCGCGACGAGTTCATGCGCGAGATCGCGCAGATGACGCAGCAGATCGTCAAGCGCGCCAAGGAATACGATAGCGACACCATCCCCGGCGACTACGCGACGTTGTCCACGCCATGCCCGCAGTGCGGCCACGTGGTCAAGGAGAACTACCGCCGCTTCGCTTGCAGCCACTGCGATTTCTCGATCAGCAAGATCCCGGGCGGGCGCCAGTTCGAACTGGAAGAAGTCGAGGAACTGCTGATCAACAAGACCATCGGTCCGCTGCAGGGCTTCCGCAGCAAGATGGGCCGGCCGTTCGCGGCCATCCTCAAGCTGGCGCAGGAAGACGGCCACTGGAAGATGGAGTTCGACTTCGGCCAGAACGACGGCGACGAAGACGGCGAGCCGGTCGATTTCAGCGGCCAGGAAAGCGTCGGGCATTGCCCCAAGTGCAGCGGCAATGTCTACGAGCACGGCCTGAAGTACGTGTGCGAGAACGCGGTCGCCCAGCCCAAGACGTGCGACTTCACCACCGGCAAGATCATCCTGCAGCAGGAGATCAGCCGCGAGCAGTTGCACAAGCTGCTCGCCGAGGGCAAGACCGATCTGCTGACCGGCTTCAAGTCGGCGCGCACGGGCCGAGTCTTCAAGGCGTTCCTGGTCAAGCAGCCGGACGGCAAGATCGGTTTCGAGTTCGAGCCGCGCGGCGAGGGCAAGGCCGCCGCCAAGAAGACCACGACGGCAGCCAAGAAGACCGCGGCAGCCAAGGCACCGGCCAAGACAGCCACCAAGACGGCCGCCAAGAAGAGCACGGCAGCGGCCAAGAAGACCCCTGCGCGCAAGAAGGCGGCCGCCGAGGCCGACGAGGAAAGCACCAGCGAAACCTGA